In a single window of the Streptomyces sp. NBC_00285 genome:
- a CDS encoding glycoside hydrolase family 6 protein produces MYVSRGARRGTRAGASAAVLGAALLLAACSSPGDGTGDGDKTSAAITQQPKEADPFWVNPAGNAAKQVAAYVKSGQGDKAEQIRKIAQQPTGEWIGPENPEQEARGFTEAADKAGRTALLVLYNIPHRDCGQYSQGGAADGNAYRTWIDGVAAGIGDRSATVILEPDAVLHLVDGCTKDEFHEERYDLLTGAIEKLKSLTNTKVYLDAGNAGWGHPAEIFEPLKWAGIAKADGFSVNVSNFYSTKDSITYGKQLSSKVGNKHFVIDTSRNGNGPYKDGDENERWCNPPGRALGETPTAKTADSLVDAYLWVKRPGESDGECKGGPKAGQWWPDYAMKLAKASTP; encoded by the coding sequence ATGTACGTCAGCAGGGGGGCCAGGAGGGGGACCCGTGCAGGGGCTTCCGCGGCGGTGCTGGGGGCGGCACTGCTGCTCGCCGCATGTTCGTCGCCGGGCGACGGGACGGGCGACGGCGACAAGACGAGTGCCGCGATCACCCAACAGCCCAAGGAGGCCGACCCGTTCTGGGTCAACCCCGCGGGCAACGCGGCCAAGCAGGTCGCCGCATATGTGAAGAGCGGCCAGGGCGACAAGGCCGAGCAGATCCGCAAGATCGCCCAGCAGCCCACCGGTGAGTGGATCGGCCCGGAGAACCCGGAGCAGGAGGCGCGCGGTTTCACCGAGGCCGCCGACAAGGCGGGCCGTACGGCTCTCCTGGTCCTCTACAACATCCCGCACCGCGACTGCGGCCAGTACTCCCAGGGCGGCGCCGCCGACGGCAATGCCTACCGGACCTGGATCGACGGTGTGGCGGCGGGCATCGGCGACCGCTCGGCGACGGTGATCCTCGAACCGGACGCTGTTCTGCACCTGGTCGACGGCTGCACCAAGGACGAGTTCCACGAGGAGCGCTACGACCTGCTCACCGGCGCCATCGAGAAGCTCAAGTCCCTGACGAACACGAAGGTCTACCTGGACGCGGGCAACGCGGGCTGGGGCCACCCCGCCGAGATCTTCGAGCCCCTCAAGTGGGCCGGCATCGCCAAGGCCGACGGCTTCTCGGTGAACGTCTCCAACTTCTACTCCACCAAGGACTCCATCACCTACGGCAAGCAGCTCTCCTCCAAGGTCGGCAACAAGCACTTCGTCATCGACACCAGCCGCAACGGCAACGGCCCGTACAAGGACGGCGACGAGAACGAACGCTGGTGCAACCCACCGGGCCGGGCGCTCGGCGAGACTCCGACGGCGAAGACGGCGGACTCCCTGGTGGACGCCTACCTGTGGGTCAAGAGGCCCGGCGAATCGGACGGCGAGTGCAAAGGCGGCCCGAAGGCGGGCCAGTGGTGGCCCGACTACGCGATGAAGCTGGCGAAAGCCTCAACACCCTAG
- a CDS encoding GAF and ANTAR domain-containing protein, which produces MQDTTREIRLASALVAAADTLDEGFEAPRYLQRVSDHCVELLDAWAAGVMLIDGGRSVSLAASSRHEDVALELLAAQRGGGPCVDSYGSGRPVPPVSIRVAHASARWPDFTERALRHDIVTTYAVPLRRHDTLFGALNVFVPTLPDDTPAEVAPEVHLAQALADAAALGLQNRRTCDQYRTLSGQLQEALSSRVRIEQAKGVLAERWAIRPDQAFVALRQYARRHRLPLDRVASAVIEGVADDAELRRELDVSADGPA; this is translated from the coding sequence ATGCAGGACACCACCAGGGAGATACGGCTGGCCTCAGCACTGGTCGCGGCGGCGGACACTCTCGACGAAGGCTTCGAGGCACCACGGTACTTACAACGGGTGTCCGACCACTGTGTGGAGTTACTGGACGCCTGGGCGGCCGGGGTGATGCTGATCGACGGGGGCCGGTCGGTGTCACTGGCCGCCAGCAGCCGGCACGAGGACGTGGCGCTGGAGCTGCTGGCGGCGCAGCGCGGCGGCGGTCCCTGTGTGGACAGTTACGGCTCGGGAAGGCCCGTGCCGCCCGTCTCCATCCGGGTCGCCCACGCGAGCGCCCGCTGGCCCGACTTCACCGAACGGGCGCTGCGGCACGACATCGTGACGACCTACGCGGTCCCGCTGCGCCGCCACGACACCCTGTTCGGCGCCCTCAACGTGTTCGTGCCGACGCTGCCCGACGACACACCGGCCGAGGTCGCGCCCGAGGTCCACCTCGCCCAGGCGCTCGCCGACGCCGCCGCCCTCGGCCTGCAGAACCGCCGCACCTGCGACCAGTACCGCACCCTGTCCGGGCAGTTGCAGGAGGCCCTGTCCAGCAGGGTCCGCATCGAGCAGGCCAAGGGCGTGCTCGCCGAGCGCTGGGCAATCCGCCCCGACCAGGCGTTCGTGGCGCTCAGGCAGTACGCGCGACGGCACCGGCTCCCGCTGGACCGGGTGGCGAGCGCGGTCATCGAGGGCGTCGCGGACGACGCCGAACTGCGCCGCGAGCTCGACGTAAGCGCCGACGGACCCGCGTAG
- a CDS encoding class F sortase, with the protein MSDRFSDQGGEPAGGDRVSGSGRLLTGVAWAMLLLGLWLWGREVSDLRHGGSAPTTGDVAAVGRPPDLELPPPARPLRQARPQRLDIPDLGVQAPVVARGLDARGAPDPPPFDQPGVVGWYAAGAKPGAAGTALMVGHVDTATRRAVFYKLSALKPGERVRVVRDDGKVAEFTVDDVQVLTRDRFDARRAYGQRTPGRAELRLITCGGTFDRTSRSYTANVVVSAYLTGTGH; encoded by the coding sequence ATGTCCGACCGCTTCTCGGACCAGGGCGGCGAACCCGCGGGAGGGGACCGTGTGTCCGGCAGCGGACGCCTGCTGACCGGCGTGGCCTGGGCCATGCTGCTGCTCGGGCTGTGGCTGTGGGGCCGAGAGGTGAGCGACCTGCGGCACGGCGGGTCCGCACCGACCACGGGTGACGTGGCCGCCGTCGGCCGCCCACCGGACCTCGAACTCCCGCCCCCGGCAAGGCCGTTGAGGCAGGCGCGACCGCAGCGCCTGGACATCCCGGATCTCGGCGTGCAGGCGCCGGTGGTGGCCCGTGGCCTGGACGCGCGGGGCGCCCCGGACCCGCCGCCCTTCGACCAGCCCGGGGTCGTCGGCTGGTACGCGGCCGGCGCGAAACCGGGGGCCGCCGGGACCGCGCTGATGGTGGGCCACGTCGACACCGCGACCCGGCGCGCGGTCTTCTACAAGCTCAGCGCCCTCAAGCCCGGCGAGAGAGTCCGGGTGGTCCGCGACGACGGCAAGGTCGCCGAGTTCACCGTCGACGACGTCCAGGTCCTCACCCGCGACCGCTTCGACGCCCGAAGGGCCTACGGACAGCGCACGCCGGGACGGGCCGAACTGCGGCTGATCACCTGCGGCGGCACCTTCGACCGGACGAGCCGCAGCTACACGGCGAACGTCGTCGTCTCCGCGTATCTGACCGGCACCGGCCACTAG
- a CDS encoding HAD-IIA family hydrolase has translation MTDRKPIESWLTDMDGVLMHEGVPVPGADAFIKKLRDSGRPFLVLTNNSIYTARDLHARLNRIGLDVPAENIWTSALATATFLDNQHPGGTAYVIGEAGLTTALHDAGYVLTDSDPDFVILGETRTYSFEALTKAIRLINNGARFIATNPDNTGPSPEGALPATGSVAALITKATGKEPYFVGKPNPLMMRTALNTIGAHSETSAMIGDRMDTDVLAGLEAGMETFLVLTGLTSRADVDRYPYRPTKVVDSIADLVDRV, from the coding sequence ATGACTGATCGCAAGCCCATCGAATCGTGGCTCACCGACATGGACGGGGTGCTGATGCACGAGGGCGTCCCGGTGCCGGGCGCGGACGCCTTCATCAAGAAGCTGCGGGATTCGGGGCGCCCGTTTCTGGTGCTGACGAACAACTCGATCTACACCGCGCGTGATCTGCACGCCCGGCTGAACCGGATCGGCCTGGACGTCCCGGCGGAGAACATCTGGACCTCCGCCCTGGCCACGGCGACTTTTCTGGACAACCAGCATCCCGGCGGAACCGCCTATGTGATCGGGGAGGCGGGCCTGACCACGGCGCTGCACGACGCCGGGTACGTGTTGACCGACTCCGACCCCGACTTCGTGATCCTGGGCGAGACCCGCACGTACTCCTTCGAGGCGTTGACCAAGGCCATCCGGCTGATCAACAACGGCGCCCGTTTCATCGCCACCAACCCCGACAACACCGGCCCCTCCCCCGAGGGCGCGCTTCCGGCGACCGGGTCCGTCGCCGCACTGATCACCAAGGCGACCGGCAAGGAGCCGTACTTCGTCGGCAAGCCCAACCCGCTGATGATGCGGACCGCGCTGAACACCATCGGCGCGCACTCGGAGACCAGCGCGATGATCGGCGACCGTATGGACACGGACGTCCTGGCCGGGCTGGAGGCCGGGATGGAGACCTTCCTCGTGCTGACCGGGCTGACGAGCAGGGCCGACGTCGACCGGTACCCGTACCGGCCGACGAAGGTCGTGGACTCCATCGCGGACCTGGTGGACCGCGTCTGA